The following coding sequences lie in one Vicinamibacteria bacterium genomic window:
- a CDS encoding redoxin domain-containing protein, with protein sequence MRTATIFAWAGLTLALLSGSGNAQFSPSPPASAPPSAPSVGDVIPTFSADGIDGSTQLLDFPRGSSTVLLFFLSGCPSCHKMIPEWNRAFERRPPHLRVVGVLMDQEPPGFFTAVQVAFPVVRAPGREFLKSLKVNRAPLTLRVSQGGKIDDLALGVIDPIRLGEFFRR encoded by the coding sequence ATGAGGACCGCGACCATTTTTGCCTGGGCAGGCCTCACCTTAGCTCTCCTATCGGGGAGCGGGAACGCCCAATTCAGCCCGAGTCCCCCCGCGTCCGCTCCGCCCTCCGCGCCCTCGGTGGGGGACGTGATCCCCACGTTTTCCGCCGACGGCATCGACGGCTCCACCCAGCTTTTGGACTTCCCCCGGGGTTCGAGCACGGTCCTGCTTTTCTTCCTGAGCGGATGCCCCAGCTGCCACAAGATGATCCCGGAGTGGAACCGGGCCTTCGAACGCCGGCCGCCCCACCTGCGGGTTGTGGGCGTGCTCATGGACCAGGAGCCGCCCGGCTTCTTCACCGCCGTCCAGGTTGCCTTCCCCGTCGTCCGCGCGCCCGGGCGCGAGTTTCTCAAGAGCCTCAAGGTCAATCGGGCACCCCTCACCTTGCGGGTGAGTCAGGGCGGCAAAATAGACGACCTCGCGCTGGGGGTCATCGACCC